A region of the Longimicrobiaceae bacterium genome:
GCGCGCCGCGGCCGAGGCGGCGGCGCGGGAAGAGGCCGCCGCCCGGGCGGCGCGCGAGGCGCAGCAGCGTACGGCCGAGGCCGAGCGTCGGCTCTACGAATCGCTCCTCGACCTGGATCGGCTGATCGCCAACGTGACCGGGATCCAGGAGACCGAGCGCGGCCTGGCGGTGGTGGTGGGACAGGGTCTCTTCGCCACCGGACAGTCTTCCCTCTCTCCCCGTGCACGGGACGAGGTGGGCCGTATCGCCGCGGTGCTCCAGCAGTTCCCCGAGCACCGGATCTCGGTGGAGGGGCACACCGACGCTGTGGGATCAGAGGTCGCCAACCAGCGCCTCTCCGAGCAGCGCGCCGC
Encoded here:
- a CDS encoding OmpA family protein, which translates into the protein RAAAEAAAREEAAARAAREAQQRTAEAERRLYESLLDLDRLIANVTGIQETERGLAVVVGQGLFATGQSSLSPRARDEVGRIAAVLQQFPEHRISVEGHTDAVGSEVANQRLSEQRAASVRAALIAEGVDPARVDAVGYGESRPVVGNATPAERAQNRRVEIVILGARRPAGR